The Acidimicrobiales bacterium sequence AGGACGACAACGGTGCCTCGGGCCTCCTGGGGCTGGTGTTACGGTTGTGGCTGCTGTGACAACCACGCGGCGCGCCTCCCCGACCCGCCGGCGGACGACGGGGAGCAACCGACGCCCGCCCTCCGGCCGGCCCCGATCACGATCCGCAGGCTCGCGCCCGCGCCGGTCGTCGCGCACCCACCGGACCCCGGCCTGGGCCACGGGCATCTGGTCGCGCCTGGTCGCCCACCGCCGGGAGGCGGCGGGGGTGGCCCTTCTCGTGCTGGCCGTGGTGACCGGGCTCGGCACCTGGTTCGGGCTGTCGGGGCCGGGCGGGCGCGCCCTCGACACCGGCTTCGCCGACGCCCTAGGGGTGGCCCGTTACCCGCTGCCCGCCGCCTTCGGCTGGCTCGGGTTCCGCCTGCTCCGGGACCACGACGGTGGGCACACCGCCGCCCGGGTGGCGGTGGGGACCACCCTCGGTCTGGTGGCGGTGGCCGGTCTGGCCCACCTGGCGGGGGGCCCGGGGCGGCTGTCGGTCCCGGTGGCCCGGCTCCGCGGGCACGGCGGCTGGCTCGGTGGCCTCGGGGCCGAGGGTCTCCGGGCCGGGCTGGCGGGTTGGGGCGCCGCCGCCGTCCTCCTGGTTGCGGCCGTGCTCTCGGCGCTCATCGTCACCGCCACCTCCCTCCGCTCCGCCGCCGACGGTGTGGCGGCGGCGGCCCGGTGGTGTGGGCGGGCGGCGCTGGTGGCGGGGCGCCGGATGGCCGGGGCGATGGCCGGCCTGGCCGGCGCGGCCGGGGCCCGGGCTGCCGGCGAGCCCCCCGACGGGGAGATCCCGGCCGACCTCTCTCCCGACGGTGATCTGGCCGCGCATCCCCTCGACGCCGGCGAAGCGGGCGCCGAGGAGGGGGTCGATGCGCTCGAGCCCGAGCCGGAAGAGGCGGTGCCGGCGTCGGACCTGGGGCCGGCCGAGGCCGGGCCCGGCCGGCAGCTCAGCATCGACCTCGGCCCCGCCGGGCGCCCCGTGCCGTGGAAGCTGCCGTCCCCGTCGCTGCTCAAGCCGTCGGCGGCCCAGGAGCTCGACCGCCGCCAGATCGAGGCGGGGGGCCAGTCGCTGCAGCACGCCCTGGCCGCCCACGGGGTGGAGACCCGGCTGGTCGGCATGACCGTCGGCCCCACCGTCACCCGCTATGAGCTCGAGCTGGGCCCCGGGGTCAAGGTGGCCCGGGTGACCAGCCTGCACAAGGACATCGCCTACGCCATGGCCGCGCCCGACGTGCGGCTGCTGGCCCCGATCCCCGGCCGCTCCGCCATCGGCGTCGAGGTGCCCAACCGCCAACGCCAGCTGGTGTCCCTGGCCGACATCCTCCGGTCCGACGACGCCCGCCGCGCCACCCATCCCCTCGAGGTCGGGATGGGCCGGGACATCGCCGGCCGGGCCATCATGGTCAACCTGGCGGAGATGCCCCACATCCTCATCGCCGGCGCTACGGGAGCGGGCAAGTCGTCCTGCATCAACTCGATCGTGTCGAGCATCCTCATGCGCTCCACGCCCGAGCAGGTGCGCCTGATCCTCGTGGACCCGAAGCGGGTCGAGCTCGGCCAGTACAACGGTCTGCCGCATCTGCTCACCCAGGTGGTGGTCAACCCCAAGCGCGCCGCCAACGCCCTGTCGTGGGCGGTGCACGAGATGGAGCGCCGTTACGACCTCCTGGCCGAGGCCGGGGTGCGTGACATCACCGGCTACAACCAGGCCTACGACCGGGGGGACCTGACCGCCGCTCCCGGTGACGACGCCGAGCCCGCCCGCCTCCCGTTCATCCTGGTCGTCGTCGACGAGCTCAACGACCTGATGATGGTGGCGGCACGCGACGTGGAGGAGTCGATCTGCCGCATCGCCCAGATGGCGCGCGCCGTCGGCATCCACCTGGTCATCGCCACCCAGCGGCCGTCGGTCGACGTGATCACCGGCGTGATCAAGGCCAACATCCCGTCGCGCCTGGCGTTCTCGGTCTCCTCGCTGGCGGATTCGAGGGTCATCCTCGACCAGCCCGGGGCCGAGCGGCTGATCGGAAAAGGCGATCTCCTGCTCCTGACCGCGTCATCGAGCGTGCCCCGCCGCATCCAGGCGCCATGGATCAGCGAGGCCGAGGTCCGCGGGGTGGTGGCGCACTGGCGCCGGCAGGCCGAGCCCCAGTACGTCGAAGGGGTGGAGGGTGACGACGAGGGTCGCTCCGGCGCGGGGTCGCCTGACGACGGGGACGACGACGATCTCCTCGACACCGCCATGGAGCTGGTCGTCCGGTCGCAGCTGGGCTCGACGAGCATGCTGCAGCGCAAGCTGCGCGTCGGGTTCGCCCGCGCCGGCCGGCTGATGGACCTGCTCGAGCGCCGGGGCGTGGTCGGTCCCTCGGAGGGGTCCAAGGCCCGCGCCGTGCTGATGACGGTCGGGGAGCTCGACCAGCTCGAAGCCGAGCGCGTCTAGAGCGCGCCCGCCGTGCACGCGCGGGCTCCCGCCTCCTCCGCCAACCTCGGCCCGGGGTTCGACACCCTTGCTCTGGCCGTCGACCTCCACGTCGAGGTGGAGCTCGAGGCGGCCCCGGCCCTCGAGGTGCACGCCGAGGGGGAGGGGGCCGAGCTGCCCACCGACCGCTCCCACCTGGCGGCCCGGGTGGCGGCCGAGGTCCTGGGCCACGACCGGTTCCGGCTGCGCGTCCGCTCGGCCATACCGGTGGGCCGGGGGCTGGGCTCCTCGGCGGCCCTGGCCGCCGCCGCCGCCGGGGCCGCCGGCGCCGGCCCCGAGGACGCCCTCGCCATCGCCGCCCGCCACGACGGCCACCCCGAGAACGCCGCCGCCTCCGTGTTCGGCGGGCTGGTGGCCGCCACGGTGCTCGACACCGAGACCGTCTGCGTCCCGTTCCCGCTCGACCCGGCTCTGGCGTTCGTGGTGCTGGTCCCGGACCGCCGCCTGTCCACCTCCGAGGCCCGGGCCGCCCTGCCCACACAGATCGGGCACGGTGACGCCGCCTTCAACCTGGGGCGGATGGCCCTGCTCCTGGCCGGGCTGGCCGATGCCGGCCGGCTGCGGCCGGAGGCCACCGCCGACCGCCTGCACCAGGAGCAGCGGGGCCGCCTCTTCCCCGAGGCCCGCGCCCTCCTCGACGGGCTGGTGGCGGCCGGGGCGCGGGCGGCGTGCTGGTCGGGCGCCGGTCCCAGCCTGCTGGCGTTCTGCATCGAGTCCGACGCCGAACGGATCAGGGAGGCGGCCGCCCTGCTCCTGGCCGAGCACGGGGTCCCGGGCCGGGCCCTGCGCCTGGGGGCGGATCGGTCCGGCCTGGTGGTGGGGGGTTAGCCCGTCACATCGCCCGCCGGGTGCCCTACGCCCCGGCTCCTCCGCAGGGCGGGGGCCCCGGCCCCGCCTGCGGCCGTTAGCGTCACCTGGTGCCCAGCGCCCCGAGCCGCGACCTCGAGGCCGTCCCCAACCCCCACCCGGGCCGGGACTACGAGATCCTCTGCGAGAGCCCGGAGTTCACCTGCGTGTGCCCCCTCACGGGCCAGCCCGACTTCGCCACGGTGACCGTCACCTACGTGCCGGACCGGTCCATCGTCGAGCTCAAGTCGCTCAAGCTGTACCTGTGGAGCTACCGGGACGAGGGCGCCTTCCACGAGGACGTCACCAACCGGATCCTCGACGACCTGGTGGCGGCGTTGGCGCCCCGCCGCATGACCGTGCGCACCGACTGGAACGTGCGGGGCGGGATCCACACCGTCGTCGAGGCGGCCCATCCCTGACAGCCCGTAGATTTAGGTGGTGGCCGGGTCCTACTGGGTCGAGACCCTCGGCTGTCCGAAGAACCAGGTCGACTCCGACAAGCTGACCGGAACGATCGTGGCGGACGGCCTGGTGCCGGCGCGCCGTCCCGAGGACGCCGACCTGATCGTGGTGAACACCTGCGCCTTCATCGAGGAGGCGCGCCAGGAGTCGGTCGACACGATCCTCGACCTGGCCGACCGCCGGCGGGACGGCAGCAGGCTGGTCGTCACCGGCTGCCTGGCCGAGCGCTACGGGTCGGAGCTGGCCGCCGCCCTGCCCGAGGCCGACCTGGTGGCGGGCTTCGGGGTACCGGTCACCCTGGGGGCCCGGCCCCGCCGGGACGGGGACGCCGCCGGCCTCGACCTCCTCGAGCTGCCCCGGCCCCCGGCGTCGGCCCCGTGGGCGTACGTCAAGGTCGCCGAGGGGTGTGACCGGGCCTGCGGCTTCTGCGCCATCCCGAGCTTCCGGGGACGCCAGCGCTCCCGCCCGGTGCCGTCGATCCTGGCCGAGGTCGAGGCTCTCGGCGTCTCCGAGGTCGTGCTGGTGGCCCAGGACCTGGCGTCCTACGGCCGGGACATCGGCCGGCCCGGCGCCATCCACGATCTCGTGGCGGCGGTGGCGGCCGGCGTGGCGCGGACCCGCCTCCTCTATCTCTATCCCTCCGAGCTCACCGACCGGCTGGTCGAGACGGTCTGCGCCACGGGCGTGCCGTACTTCGACCTCTCGCTGCAGCACGTGTCCCGGCCGCTGCTGCGCCGCATGCGCCGCTGGGGGGACGGCGCCCGCTTCCTCGAGCGGGTCGCGGCCATCCGCCGCCGGGAGCCCGACGCCGTGTTCCGCTCCTCGTTCATCGTCGGCTACCCGGGGGAGACCGAGGAGGACCACGACGCCCTCCTGGCGTTCATCGAGGAGGCCCAGCTGGACTGGGCGGGGTTCTTCTCCTACTCGGAGGAGGAGGGCACCCACGCCGCCGGCCTGGACGGGAAGGTGGACCGTGCCCTGGCCCTCGAGCGGCTCTCCGAGCTCGGCGCCGCCCAGGATCTCATCACCGCATCCCGCCGGGCCGATCTGGTCGGCCGCCCCCTCGACGTGCTGGTCGACGCGCCGGGCCGGGGCCGGTCCCACCGGGAGGCCCCCGAGATCGACGGGATCGTGCGCCTTCCCGGGCATCTGCCGACCGGTTCGTTCGCCCGGGTGGTGGCCGTCGG is a genomic window containing:
- a CDS encoding DNA translocase FtsK, whose amino-acid sequence is MALLVLAVVTGLGTWFGLSGPGGRALDTGFADALGVARYPLPAAFGWLGFRLLRDHDGGHTAARVAVGTTLGLVAVAGLAHLAGGPGRLSVPVARLRGHGGWLGGLGAEGLRAGLAGWGAAAVLLVAAVLSALIVTATSLRSAADGVAAAARWCGRAALVAGRRMAGAMAGLAGAAGARAAGEPPDGEIPADLSPDGDLAAHPLDAGEAGAEEGVDALEPEPEEAVPASDLGPAEAGPGRQLSIDLGPAGRPVPWKLPSPSLLKPSAAQELDRRQIEAGGQSLQHALAAHGVETRLVGMTVGPTVTRYELELGPGVKVARVTSLHKDIAYAMAAPDVRLLAPIPGRSAIGVEVPNRQRQLVSLADILRSDDARRATHPLEVGMGRDIAGRAIMVNLAEMPHILIAGATGAGKSSCINSIVSSILMRSTPEQVRLILVDPKRVELGQYNGLPHLLTQVVVNPKRAANALSWAVHEMERRYDLLAEAGVRDITGYNQAYDRGDLTAAPGDDAEPARLPFILVVVDELNDLMMVAARDVEESICRIAQMARAVGIHLVIATQRPSVDVITGVIKANIPSRLAFSVSSLADSRVILDQPGAERLIGKGDLLLLTASSSVPRRIQAPWISEAEVRGVVAHWRRQAEPQYVEGVEGDDEGRSGAGSPDDGDDDDLLDTAMELVVRSQLGSTSMLQRKLRVGFARAGRLMDLLERRGVVGPSEGSKARAVLMTVGELDQLEAERV
- the thrB gene encoding homoserine kinase; translated protein: MHARAPASSANLGPGFDTLALAVDLHVEVELEAAPALEVHAEGEGAELPTDRSHLAARVAAEVLGHDRFRLRVRSAIPVGRGLGSSAALAAAAAGAAGAGPEDALAIAARHDGHPENAAASVFGGLVAATVLDTETVCVPFPLDPALAFVVLVPDRRLSTSEARAALPTQIGHGDAAFNLGRMALLLAGLADAGRLRPEATADRLHQEQRGRLFPEARALLDGLVAAGARAACWSGAGPSLLAFCIESDAERIREAAALLLAEHGVPGRALRLGADRSGLVVGG
- a CDS encoding MiaB/RimO family radical SAM methylthiotransferase gives rise to the protein MAGSYWVETLGCPKNQVDSDKLTGTIVADGLVPARRPEDADLIVVNTCAFIEEARQESVDTILDLADRRRDGSRLVVTGCLAERYGSELAAALPEADLVAGFGVPVTLGARPRRDGDAAGLDLLELPRPPASAPWAYVKVAEGCDRACGFCAIPSFRGRQRSRPVPSILAEVEALGVSEVVLVAQDLASYGRDIGRPGAIHDLVAAVAAGVARTRLLYLYPSELTDRLVETVCATGVPYFDLSLQHVSRPLLRRMRRWGDGARFLERVAAIRRREPDAVFRSSFIVGYPGETEEDHDALLAFIEEAQLDWAGFFSYSEEEGTHAAGLDGKVDRALALERLSELGAAQDLITASRRADLVGRPLDVLVDAPGRGRSHREAPEIDGIVRLPGHLPTGSFARVVAVGAAGPDLEAIAAEAA
- the queF gene encoding preQ(1) synthase → MPSAPSRDLEAVPNPHPGRDYEILCESPEFTCVCPLTGQPDFATVTVTYVPDRSIVELKSLKLYLWSYRDEGAFHEDVTNRILDDLVAALAPRRMTVRTDWNVRGGIHTVVEAAHP